One Bacteroidota bacterium genomic region harbors:
- a CDS encoding carboxymuconolactone decarboxylase family protein has product MSISEVANKNHEELFPNHKSTLKVTDPELIDVFDNFAFDEVLSYGNLDAKTRLMMILGSMIASQALGEYKVMLGGALNIGVTPVEVKEIVYQAVPYVGIAKVFDFIHVTNEILESRGIKLPLEKQSTTTPETRFEKGLEVQKSIFGETIDNMYEQSPANQIHIQEYLSANCFGDYYTRKGLDIKTRELLTFSMILSLGGCEPQLKGHIQGNLNVGNDKTVLLSTVTQLLPYVGYPRTLNAIRCLNEVIPESE; this is encoded by the coding sequence ATGAGTATAAGTGAAGTAGCAAACAAAAACCATGAGGAACTTTTTCCAAACCACAAATCAACATTAAAAGTAACAGATCCGGAACTGATAGACGTATTCGACAATTTCGCTTTTGATGAGGTTCTTAGTTATGGGAACTTAGATGCAAAAACAAGGTTAATGATGATTTTGGGATCAATGATTGCAAGCCAGGCCTTGGGCGAGTATAAAGTGATGCTGGGTGGTGCACTGAATATAGGTGTTACTCCAGTTGAAGTGAAAGAAATCGTTTATCAGGCTGTACCTTATGTTGGAATTGCAAAAGTATTCGATTTCATCCATGTCACAAACGAAATATTGGAAAGCAGAGGAATAAAGCTGCCGCTGGAAAAACAGTCAACCACTACGCCGGAAACCCGATTTGAAAAAGGCTTGGAAGTTCAAAAATCAATTTTTGGAGAAACGATTGATAATATGTACGAGCAATCACCAGCGAATCAGATTCATATTCAAGAATATTTATCAGCCAATTGCTTTGGTGATTATTATACCCGAAAAGGACTGGATATAAAAACAAGAGAACTTCTGACCTTTTCCATGATTCTGTCTTTGGGTGGATGTGAGCCACAGTTAAAAGGGCATATACAGGGCAATTTAAATGTTGGAAATGATAAAACAGTATTACTTAGTACTGTTACTCAGTTATTACCTTATGTCGGGTATCCAAGAACATTAAATGCAATAAGATGTCTAAATGAAGTAATACCTGAATCTGAGTAA
- a CDS encoding MATE family efflux transporter — MERISLTTTRFFSNRDLFKLFLPLVIEQFLEYLVGLADSIMVARVGESAISGVSLVDFVMALLISLFAALSTGGAVIAGQYMGRKQMTKSREAVNQLVWFAGIVSIIIMVIIYLMKSFILNGLFGHITDEVSRDANTYLMITSLSIPFLALYNAGASIFRTMGNSKLPMKVMLAMNIVHIAGNATLIYGFHFGVEGVAIPTLISRIAAAVIIIALALKKNQPLYIKKSLKHKFNWSILKRILGIGVPYGLENGLFYLGRIVVLSLVATFGTAAIAANAVSGTIVMFQALPGMAIGFGLTVVISRCIGARDYEQAKYYTKKIMGIVYVVHILSCVLVLAILPAILKVYGLSEMATSLTTKIVWCHGIFMVIIWPLAYTLPVTFRAAGDAKFPMVVGSLSMLFCRIAMAYLLSIYYNLGMFGTWVAMFIDWIVKAIIFIYRYISGRWTEYHAI; from the coding sequence TTGGAGCGAATATCTTTAACGACAACAAGGTTTTTTTCAAATAGGGATTTATTTAAATTATTTCTGCCGCTTGTCATAGAGCAGTTTTTAGAATATCTGGTGGGCTTAGCAGACTCAATCATGGTAGCAAGAGTTGGAGAGTCTGCTATATCAGGTGTGTCCTTAGTGGATTTTGTTATGGCATTGCTTATTAGTTTGTTTGCGGCATTATCTACCGGTGGTGCGGTCATCGCAGGGCAGTACATGGGAAGGAAGCAGATGACAAAATCAAGGGAGGCAGTGAATCAACTGGTATGGTTTGCGGGTATTGTTTCCATCATCATCATGGTTATTATTTATCTGATGAAATCTTTTATTTTAAATGGCTTATTCGGGCATATCACGGATGAAGTAAGCAGGGATGCGAATACTTACCTGATGATTACTTCTTTATCCATACCGTTTCTTGCATTATATAATGCCGGAGCTTCAATTTTTCGTACTATGGGTAATTCAAAACTGCCCATGAAGGTGATGCTGGCTATGAATATTGTGCATATTGCGGGGAATGCTACACTTATTTATGGTTTCCACTTTGGTGTTGAAGGTGTTGCAATCCCTACCTTGATATCCCGTATTGCTGCAGCAGTTATTATTATCGCATTGGCACTGAAAAAGAATCAACCTTTGTATATAAAGAAAAGCCTAAAGCATAAATTTAACTGGTCAATACTCAAAAGAATCTTAGGCATTGGTGTTCCGTATGGATTGGAAAATGGCTTGTTCTATTTGGGAAGAATAGTCGTGCTCAGTTTAGTTGCAACTTTTGGAACGGCAGCAATTGCGGCAAATGCGGTGTCAGGTACCATTGTTATGTTTCAGGCATTGCCGGGTATGGCAATCGGTTTCGGTTTGACTGTCGTTATCTCAAGATGTATTGGAGCAAGAGATTATGAGCAGGCTAAATATTATACTAAAAAGATTATGGGCATTGTGTATGTGGTTCATATTCTTAGTTGTGTGTTGGTACTTGCTATACTTCCAGCCATATTAAAGGTTTATGGATTATCTGAGATGGCAACATCTTTGACTACTAAAATTGTTTGGTGTCATGGAATATTTATGGTTATTATCTGGCCGCTTGCTTACACTTTACCTGTGACATTTCGTGCAGCAGGCGATGCCAAATTCCCAATGGTTGTCGGTAGCTTATCCATGCTTTTCTGTCGTATAGCAATGGCTTATCTGTTAAGTATTTATTACAATTTGGGCATGTTCGGCACATGGGTGGCTATGTTTATTGACTGGATTGTTAAGGCAATTATTTTTATATACAGGTATATCAGTGGAAGATGGACAGAGTACCATGCAATATAG
- a CDS encoding AraC family transcriptional regulator, with the protein MGFEHSESLRFNYYDIFFSYYFDNERSCQQMIKDHMLAYVYSGEIILEEENKKIEIHSGECVFLRRDNRVRMTKQPRGEDQFQAIFMIFKRNFLREFYQTIDRKKLPLEAEKHKPSVIKLPKTPDIESLFQSMTPYFDSNIKPAKELMQLKLQEGIYTLLNIDERFYPALFDFTEPWKIDILDFMDENYMYDLSVEDLASFTGRSLASFKRDFKKVSPLSPQKWLIKKRLKVAYDQIRNENKKVSDVYLEVGFKNLSHFSSAFKKQFGYAPTK; encoded by the coding sequence ATGGGTTTTGAACATTCCGAATCACTGAGATTCAATTATTACGACATCTTCTTTAGTTATTATTTTGATAATGAAAGAAGTTGTCAGCAAATGATCAAAGATCATATGCTCGCGTATGTCTATTCTGGTGAAATCATACTGGAGGAAGAGAATAAAAAAATAGAAATTCACAGTGGTGAATGTGTTTTCCTTCGTCGGGATAATCGTGTCAGAATGACAAAGCAACCCAGAGGGGAGGACCAATTTCAGGCAATTTTCATGATTTTTAAACGTAATTTTCTGAGAGAATTTTATCAGACAATTGACAGGAAAAAACTACCGCTGGAAGCAGAAAAGCATAAACCGAGTGTGATAAAATTGCCGAAAACGCCGGATATCGAAAGTCTGTTCCAATCCATGACTCCTTATTTCGACTCGAATATAAAACCGGCAAAAGAACTGATGCAACTGAAACTACAGGAAGGTATTTACACATTGCTGAACATAGATGAACGGTTCTATCCGGCTCTGTTCGACTTTACCGAGCCGTGGAAGATCGATATTCTCGATTTTATGGACGAGAATTATATGTATGATTTATCTGTGGAAGATTTAGCAAGCTTCACCGGACGAAGCCTTGCTTCATTCAAAAGAGATTTTAAAAAGGTAAGCCCACTTTCACCACAAAAATGGCTGATAAAAAAAAGGCTAAAAGTGGCTTATGATCAAATAAGAAACGAGAATAAGAAGGTTTCCGATGTATATCTTGAAGTTGGATTCAAGAATCTCTCTCACTTTTCATCTGCATTTAAAAAGCAGTTTGGTTATGCTCCGACCAAGTAG